In the genome of Cryptomeria japonica chromosome 8, Sugi_1.0, whole genome shotgun sequence, one region contains:
- the LOC131060009 gene encoding protein NARROW LEAF 1 isoform X2 — translation MVDEPLELVLSSSSHPEEEVAAVTTPVASEVLIGGSKEEEDNTIVATEDPMNQQHKKLRFKSKELQQSYWDREEMDVTRALRIGRRYSGSMQSEESVLDREHTFVTGNSSRHPRTDGPPLQASASAGQHSESRAYFLWPASNRLNGTAEERAAYFGGVQKEVDSDTLERLPSGQQATTLLDLMTIRAFHSKILRRYSLGTAIGFRIREGVLTNIPAILVFVARKVHKQWLLDIQRLPSALEGPGGVWCDVDVVEFSYYGAPAATPKEQLYTELVEGLRGSDPSIGSGSQVASQETYGTLGAIVRSRTGSRQVGFLTNRHVAVDLDYPNQKMFHPLPPNLGPGVYLGAVERATSFNTDDLWYGIFAGMNPETFVRADGAFIPFADSFDISKVTTTVKGVGDMGEVMCVDLQKPIGSLIGKQVVKVGRSSGFTRGTVMAYALEYNDEKGICFFTDFLVVGENKQAFDLEGDSGSLILITGENGEKPRPVGIIWGGTANRGRLKLKNGSGPENWTSGVDLGRLLDLLQLDLISGEDALREAVEEQRRWTSAGPIDSTVGESSPRGYRTVPLPLAEKEKLEEACQPIQYEDVSNFHGPHLSLQSGVETNLIFKQELPTRLPEASTSVEHQFMKDFHMSLGHPEQSRYPESGNLSALRDGKDGSSEDISIGLHLYDREAKKRRPNS, via the exons ATGGTGGATGAGCCGTTGGAGTTGGTGCTATCATCATCATCTCACCCAGAAGAGGAGGTAGCAGCAGTGACCACACCAGTGGCGAGTGAAGTGCTGATTGGCGGGtccaaagaagaggaagacaacacTATTGTGGCCACTGAAGATCCTATGAATCAGCAGCATAAGAAGCTCAGGTTTAAATCTAAGGAGCTACAGCAATCCTATTGGGATCG TGAGGAGATGGATGTCACCAGAGCTCTACGAATAGGTAGACGCTACTCAGGATCAATGCAATCAGAGGAGTCGGTCTTGGATCGTGAACATACATTTGTGACCGGCAATTCCAGTCGTCATCCACGCACAGACGGTCCTCCTCTCCAGGCATCTGCCTCAGCCGGACAACATTCAGAAAGCAGAGCTTACTTCCTCTGGCCAGCATCAAACCGGCTTAACGGTACTGCTGAGGAGAGGGCAGCTTACTTTGGCGGTGTCCAGAAAGAGGTGGATTCCGATACACTGGAGCGTTTACCGAGTGGACAACAAGCTACTACATTGCTGGATTTGATGACAATACGAGCGTTCCATAGCAAAATACTGCGCCGCTACAGTCTTGGAACTGCTATTGGCTTTCGCATTAGAGAAGGGGTGCTGACCAACATACCTGCTATACTCGTGTTTGTAGCTCGAAAGGTCCATAAACAGTGGCTTCTTGACATCCAAAGGCTGCCTTCTGCCCTTGAG GGTCCTGGTGGCGTTTGGTGTGATGTGGATGTTGTTGAGTTCTCATATTATGGGGCACCAGCAGCAACACCAAAAGAACAACTGTATACAGAACTGGTAGAAGGTCTGCGGGGAAGTGATCCAAGTATTGGTTCAGGTTCTCAG GTTGCAAGCCAAGAAACATATGGAACACTGGGAGCTATTGTTAGAAGTAGAACTGGCTCTCGTCAGGTTGGCTTTCTGACCAACCGACATGTAGCAGTGGATTTAGATTACCCAAACCAGAAGATGTTTCACCCATTGCCTCCAAACCTTGGACCGGGTGTCTATTTAGGTGCTGTTGAGAGGGCTACATCATTCAATACTGATGATCTGTGGTATGGAATTTTCGCTGGCATGAATCCAG AGACATTTGTACGAGCAGATGGGGCATTTATTCCATTTGCAGATAGCTTCGATATTTCCAAAGTCACTACTACAGTGAAAGGTGTGGGAGATATGGGCGAAGTTATGTGTGTGGACCTGCAAAAGCCTATTGGAAGTCTCATTGGCAAGCAGGTGGTGAAGGTGGGGAGAAGTTCTGGCTTTACAAGAGGAACTGTGATGGCTTATGCCCTCGAATACAATGATGAAAAAGGCATCTGCTTCTTTACAGACTTCCTTGTTGTAGGAGAGAATAAACAAGCATTTGATCTTGAAGGTGACAGTGGAAGCCTTATACTAATAACAGGGGAAAATGGTGAGAAGCCTAGGCCAGTTGGAATTATATGGGGTGGTACAGCAAATCGTGGAAGACTGAAGCTGAAGAATGGATCTGGTCCTGAAAATTGGACAAGTGGAGTTGATCTTGGCCGTCTGCTTGATTTACTTCAGCTTGATCTGATCTCTGGTGAAGATGCTCTTAGAG AAGCTGTTGAGGAGCAAAGGCGATGGACATCAGCAGGACCCATTGATTCCACTGTTGGGGAGTCCTCGCCAAGAGGATACAGGACTGTTCCTTTACCATTGGCTGAAAAGGAGAAATTAGAAGAGGCATGCCAACCTATACAATATGAAGATGTGTCAAATTTCCATGGGCCACATTTGTCTCTCCAGAGTGGAGTTGAAACTAATCTGATTTTTAAGCAAGAGTTACCTACAAGGTTGCCTGAGGCGTCAACAAGTGTGGAGCACCAATTTATGAAGGACTTTCACATGTCACTTGGGCACCCAGAGCAGAGTAGATATCCAGAGTCTGGGAACCTATCAGCACTTAGAGATGGAAAAGATGGGTCCAGTGAGGACATTTCCATTGGTTTGCATTTATATGACAGAGAGGCTAAAAAGAGGAGACCAAATTCATAA
- the LOC131060009 gene encoding protein NARROW LEAF 1 isoform X1, with translation MVDEPLELVLSSSSHPEEEVAAVTTPVASEVLIGGSKEEEDNTIVATEDPMNQQHKKLRFKSKELQQSYWDRSSEEMDVTRALRIGRRYSGSMQSEESVLDREHTFVTGNSSRHPRTDGPPLQASASAGQHSESRAYFLWPASNRLNGTAEERAAYFGGVQKEVDSDTLERLPSGQQATTLLDLMTIRAFHSKILRRYSLGTAIGFRIREGVLTNIPAILVFVARKVHKQWLLDIQRLPSALEGPGGVWCDVDVVEFSYYGAPAATPKEQLYTELVEGLRGSDPSIGSGSQVASQETYGTLGAIVRSRTGSRQVGFLTNRHVAVDLDYPNQKMFHPLPPNLGPGVYLGAVERATSFNTDDLWYGIFAGMNPETFVRADGAFIPFADSFDISKVTTTVKGVGDMGEVMCVDLQKPIGSLIGKQVVKVGRSSGFTRGTVMAYALEYNDEKGICFFTDFLVVGENKQAFDLEGDSGSLILITGENGEKPRPVGIIWGGTANRGRLKLKNGSGPENWTSGVDLGRLLDLLQLDLISGEDALREAVEEQRRWTSAGPIDSTVGESSPRGYRTVPLPLAEKEKLEEACQPIQYEDVSNFHGPHLSLQSGVETNLIFKQELPTRLPEASTSVEHQFMKDFHMSLGHPEQSRYPESGNLSALRDGKDGSSEDISIGLHLYDREAKKRRPNS, from the exons ATGGTGGATGAGCCGTTGGAGTTGGTGCTATCATCATCATCTCACCCAGAAGAGGAGGTAGCAGCAGTGACCACACCAGTGGCGAGTGAAGTGCTGATTGGCGGGtccaaagaagaggaagacaacacTATTGTGGCCACTGAAGATCCTATGAATCAGCAGCATAAGAAGCTCAGGTTTAAATCTAAGGAGCTACAGCAATCCTATTGGGATCG GTCCAGTGAGGAGATGGATGTCACCAGAGCTCTACGAATAGGTAGACGCTACTCAGGATCAATGCAATCAGAGGAGTCGGTCTTGGATCGTGAACATACATTTGTGACCGGCAATTCCAGTCGTCATCCACGCACAGACGGTCCTCCTCTCCAGGCATCTGCCTCAGCCGGACAACATTCAGAAAGCAGAGCTTACTTCCTCTGGCCAGCATCAAACCGGCTTAACGGTACTGCTGAGGAGAGGGCAGCTTACTTTGGCGGTGTCCAGAAAGAGGTGGATTCCGATACACTGGAGCGTTTACCGAGTGGACAACAAGCTACTACATTGCTGGATTTGATGACAATACGAGCGTTCCATAGCAAAATACTGCGCCGCTACAGTCTTGGAACTGCTATTGGCTTTCGCATTAGAGAAGGGGTGCTGACCAACATACCTGCTATACTCGTGTTTGTAGCTCGAAAGGTCCATAAACAGTGGCTTCTTGACATCCAAAGGCTGCCTTCTGCCCTTGAG GGTCCTGGTGGCGTTTGGTGTGATGTGGATGTTGTTGAGTTCTCATATTATGGGGCACCAGCAGCAACACCAAAAGAACAACTGTATACAGAACTGGTAGAAGGTCTGCGGGGAAGTGATCCAAGTATTGGTTCAGGTTCTCAG GTTGCAAGCCAAGAAACATATGGAACACTGGGAGCTATTGTTAGAAGTAGAACTGGCTCTCGTCAGGTTGGCTTTCTGACCAACCGACATGTAGCAGTGGATTTAGATTACCCAAACCAGAAGATGTTTCACCCATTGCCTCCAAACCTTGGACCGGGTGTCTATTTAGGTGCTGTTGAGAGGGCTACATCATTCAATACTGATGATCTGTGGTATGGAATTTTCGCTGGCATGAATCCAG AGACATTTGTACGAGCAGATGGGGCATTTATTCCATTTGCAGATAGCTTCGATATTTCCAAAGTCACTACTACAGTGAAAGGTGTGGGAGATATGGGCGAAGTTATGTGTGTGGACCTGCAAAAGCCTATTGGAAGTCTCATTGGCAAGCAGGTGGTGAAGGTGGGGAGAAGTTCTGGCTTTACAAGAGGAACTGTGATGGCTTATGCCCTCGAATACAATGATGAAAAAGGCATCTGCTTCTTTACAGACTTCCTTGTTGTAGGAGAGAATAAACAAGCATTTGATCTTGAAGGTGACAGTGGAAGCCTTATACTAATAACAGGGGAAAATGGTGAGAAGCCTAGGCCAGTTGGAATTATATGGGGTGGTACAGCAAATCGTGGAAGACTGAAGCTGAAGAATGGATCTGGTCCTGAAAATTGGACAAGTGGAGTTGATCTTGGCCGTCTGCTTGATTTACTTCAGCTTGATCTGATCTCTGGTGAAGATGCTCTTAGAG AAGCTGTTGAGGAGCAAAGGCGATGGACATCAGCAGGACCCATTGATTCCACTGTTGGGGAGTCCTCGCCAAGAGGATACAGGACTGTTCCTTTACCATTGGCTGAAAAGGAGAAATTAGAAGAGGCATGCCAACCTATACAATATGAAGATGTGTCAAATTTCCATGGGCCACATTTGTCTCTCCAGAGTGGAGTTGAAACTAATCTGATTTTTAAGCAAGAGTTACCTACAAGGTTGCCTGAGGCGTCAACAAGTGTGGAGCACCAATTTATGAAGGACTTTCACATGTCACTTGGGCACCCAGAGCAGAGTAGATATCCAGAGTCTGGGAACCTATCAGCACTTAGAGATGGAAAAGATGGGTCCAGTGAGGACATTTCCATTGGTTTGCATTTATATGACAGAGAGGCTAAAAAGAGGAGACCAAATTCATAA
- the LOC131060009 gene encoding protein NARROW LEAF 1 isoform X3, with the protein MDVTRALRIGRRYSGSMQSEESVLDREHTFVTGNSSRHPRTDGPPLQASASAGQHSESRAYFLWPASNRLNGTAEERAAYFGGVQKEVDSDTLERLPSGQQATTLLDLMTIRAFHSKILRRYSLGTAIGFRIREGVLTNIPAILVFVARKVHKQWLLDIQRLPSALEGPGGVWCDVDVVEFSYYGAPAATPKEQLYTELVEGLRGSDPSIGSGSQVASQETYGTLGAIVRSRTGSRQVGFLTNRHVAVDLDYPNQKMFHPLPPNLGPGVYLGAVERATSFNTDDLWYGIFAGMNPETFVRADGAFIPFADSFDISKVTTTVKGVGDMGEVMCVDLQKPIGSLIGKQVVKVGRSSGFTRGTVMAYALEYNDEKGICFFTDFLVVGENKQAFDLEGDSGSLILITGENGEKPRPVGIIWGGTANRGRLKLKNGSGPENWTSGVDLGRLLDLLQLDLISGEDALREAVEEQRRWTSAGPIDSTVGESSPRGYRTVPLPLAEKEKLEEACQPIQYEDVSNFHGPHLSLQSGVETNLIFKQELPTRLPEASTSVEHQFMKDFHMSLGHPEQSRYPESGNLSALRDGKDGSSEDISIGLHLYDREAKKRRPNS; encoded by the exons ATGGATGTCACCAGAGCTCTACGAATAGGTAGACGCTACTCAGGATCAATGCAATCAGAGGAGTCGGTCTTGGATCGTGAACATACATTTGTGACCGGCAATTCCAGTCGTCATCCACGCACAGACGGTCCTCCTCTCCAGGCATCTGCCTCAGCCGGACAACATTCAGAAAGCAGAGCTTACTTCCTCTGGCCAGCATCAAACCGGCTTAACGGTACTGCTGAGGAGAGGGCAGCTTACTTTGGCGGTGTCCAGAAAGAGGTGGATTCCGATACACTGGAGCGTTTACCGAGTGGACAACAAGCTACTACATTGCTGGATTTGATGACAATACGAGCGTTCCATAGCAAAATACTGCGCCGCTACAGTCTTGGAACTGCTATTGGCTTTCGCATTAGAGAAGGGGTGCTGACCAACATACCTGCTATACTCGTGTTTGTAGCTCGAAAGGTCCATAAACAGTGGCTTCTTGACATCCAAAGGCTGCCTTCTGCCCTTGAG GGTCCTGGTGGCGTTTGGTGTGATGTGGATGTTGTTGAGTTCTCATATTATGGGGCACCAGCAGCAACACCAAAAGAACAACTGTATACAGAACTGGTAGAAGGTCTGCGGGGAAGTGATCCAAGTATTGGTTCAGGTTCTCAG GTTGCAAGCCAAGAAACATATGGAACACTGGGAGCTATTGTTAGAAGTAGAACTGGCTCTCGTCAGGTTGGCTTTCTGACCAACCGACATGTAGCAGTGGATTTAGATTACCCAAACCAGAAGATGTTTCACCCATTGCCTCCAAACCTTGGACCGGGTGTCTATTTAGGTGCTGTTGAGAGGGCTACATCATTCAATACTGATGATCTGTGGTATGGAATTTTCGCTGGCATGAATCCAG AGACATTTGTACGAGCAGATGGGGCATTTATTCCATTTGCAGATAGCTTCGATATTTCCAAAGTCACTACTACAGTGAAAGGTGTGGGAGATATGGGCGAAGTTATGTGTGTGGACCTGCAAAAGCCTATTGGAAGTCTCATTGGCAAGCAGGTGGTGAAGGTGGGGAGAAGTTCTGGCTTTACAAGAGGAACTGTGATGGCTTATGCCCTCGAATACAATGATGAAAAAGGCATCTGCTTCTTTACAGACTTCCTTGTTGTAGGAGAGAATAAACAAGCATTTGATCTTGAAGGTGACAGTGGAAGCCTTATACTAATAACAGGGGAAAATGGTGAGAAGCCTAGGCCAGTTGGAATTATATGGGGTGGTACAGCAAATCGTGGAAGACTGAAGCTGAAGAATGGATCTGGTCCTGAAAATTGGACAAGTGGAGTTGATCTTGGCCGTCTGCTTGATTTACTTCAGCTTGATCTGATCTCTGGTGAAGATGCTCTTAGAG AAGCTGTTGAGGAGCAAAGGCGATGGACATCAGCAGGACCCATTGATTCCACTGTTGGGGAGTCCTCGCCAAGAGGATACAGGACTGTTCCTTTACCATTGGCTGAAAAGGAGAAATTAGAAGAGGCATGCCAACCTATACAATATGAAGATGTGTCAAATTTCCATGGGCCACATTTGTCTCTCCAGAGTGGAGTTGAAACTAATCTGATTTTTAAGCAAGAGTTACCTACAAGGTTGCCTGAGGCGTCAACAAGTGTGGAGCACCAATTTATGAAGGACTTTCACATGTCACTTGGGCACCCAGAGCAGAGTAGATATCCAGAGTCTGGGAACCTATCAGCACTTAGAGATGGAAAAGATGGGTCCAGTGAGGACATTTCCATTGGTTTGCATTTATATGACAGAGAGGCTAAAAAGAGGAGACCAAATTCATAA